The proteins below are encoded in one region of Drosophila santomea strain STO CAGO 1482 chromosome 3R, Prin_Dsan_1.1, whole genome shotgun sequence:
- the LOC120451950 gene encoding gamma-aminobutyric acid receptor-associated protein encodes MDMHYQYKKDHSFDKRRNEGDKIRRKYPDRVAVIVEKAPKTRYAELDKKKYLVPADLTVGQFYFLIRKRINLRPDDALFFFVNNVIPPTSATMGALYQEHFDKDYFLYISYTDENVYGRQ; translated from the coding sequence ATGGATATGCACTATCAGTACAAGAAGGACCACTCGTTCGACAAGCGCCGCAACGAGGGCGACAAGATCCGGCGCAAGTATCCGGACCGTGTGGCCGTGATCGTGGAGAAGGCGCCGAAGACCCGCTACGCGGAGCTGGACAAGAAAAAGTACCTGGTGCCGGCTGACCTGACGGTGGGCCAGTTTTACTTCCTCATCCGCAAGCGCATCAACCTGCGTCCCGACGACGCCCTCTTCTTCTTCGTGAACAATGTGATTCCTCCGACTTCGGCCACCATGGGCGCACTGTACCAGGAGCACTTCGACAAGGACTACTTCCTCTACATTTCCTATACCGATGAGAACGTCTACGGACGTCAGTAG